The following coding sequences lie in one Methylotuvimicrobium alcaliphilum 20Z genomic window:
- a CDS encoding cytochrome ubiquinol oxidase subunit I yields MFTGEEVVNLSRLQFGLTAMYHFLFVPLTLGLSFIIAIMESVYVMTHKEVYKDMAKFWGKLFGINFAMGVTTGLTLEFQFGTNWAYYSHYVGDIFGAILASEGLMAFFLESTLVGLFFFGWNRLTKVQHLTVTWLMAFGTNLSALWILIANGWMQYPVGAEFNYETLRMELTSFADVFFNPVAQVKFVHTVAAGYVTGSMFVLGISAWYMRKRQDLGFARRSFAVATSFGLASILSVIVLGDESGYSAGETQKVKLAAIESEWETHEAPAGFTVIGFPDQEAETTHFAVKIPYVLGLIATRSVDEEVKGLTELRTENIDKIRNGMIAYRELEKMRGGDQRPETRALFEEHKNNLGHALLLKRYIDDVSQADEAMIQQASKDSLPRVAPLFWAFRVMVASGFLMLFIFAASFYYCATRRAGQQQWLMRLATWSIPLPWIASEMGWFVAENGRQPWTISGVLPTFLSVSEISPSDVYLSLIGFAVFYTALLVVELFLMFKFIRLGPSSLHTGKYHFETAETPAIAH; encoded by the coding sequence ATGTTTACCGGTGAAGAGGTTGTCAATCTGTCGCGGCTGCAATTCGGATTGACGGCCATGTATCATTTTCTGTTCGTGCCGCTGACCTTGGGTTTGAGTTTCATCATCGCGATCATGGAGTCGGTCTATGTGATGACGCACAAGGAAGTCTACAAGGACATGGCGAAATTTTGGGGCAAGTTGTTCGGCATCAATTTCGCGATGGGTGTGACGACGGGGCTGACGCTGGAGTTCCAGTTCGGCACCAACTGGGCCTATTACTCGCACTATGTAGGCGATATCTTCGGCGCGATTCTTGCGAGCGAAGGGCTGATGGCATTTTTCCTCGAATCGACGCTGGTCGGCCTGTTCTTCTTCGGCTGGAACCGCCTGACCAAAGTTCAGCATTTGACCGTGACTTGGCTAATGGCGTTCGGCACCAACTTGTCGGCGCTGTGGATCTTGATAGCGAACGGCTGGATGCAATACCCAGTGGGGGCCGAATTCAATTATGAAACTCTGCGCATGGAGCTGACCAGTTTCGCCGACGTGTTTTTTAACCCGGTTGCGCAGGTCAAATTCGTGCATACCGTGGCGGCGGGCTATGTGACCGGCTCGATGTTCGTGCTCGGCATCAGCGCCTGGTACATGCGCAAACGCCAGGATCTGGGATTTGCACGGCGCTCGTTCGCGGTTGCGACTTCGTTTGGTTTGGCATCGATTTTGTCGGTGATCGTGCTAGGCGATGAAAGCGGCTACAGCGCCGGCGAGACGCAAAAAGTCAAGTTGGCCGCGATCGAGTCGGAATGGGAAACGCACGAGGCGCCGGCCGGATTTACCGTGATCGGTTTTCCGGATCAGGAAGCGGAAACCACGCATTTCGCGGTCAAAATCCCTTACGTGCTCGGATTGATCGCGACGCGTTCGGTCGATGAAGAAGTGAAGGGCCTGACCGAGCTGCGTACCGAAAACATCGATAAGATTCGCAACGGCATGATTGCCTATCGCGAATTGGAAAAAATGCGCGGCGGCGATCAACGCCCGGAAACGCGAGCATTGTTTGAAGAGCACAAAAACAATCTCGGCCATGCATTATTGCTGAAACGCTATATCGACGACGTCAGTCAGGCCGACGAGGCGATGATTCAACAGGCCTCGAAAGACAGTCTACCGAGAGTCGCGCCGTTGTTTTGGGCGTTCCGCGTGATGGTCGCGAGCGGCTTTTTGATGTTGTTCATTTTTGCCGCATCCTTTTATTACTGTGCGACGCGCCGTGCGGGGCAGCAGCAGTGGTTGATGCGCCTTGCGACCTGGAGCATTCCGCTGCCGTGGATCGCCTCGGAAATGGGATGGTTCGTAGCCGAAAACGGCCGTCAACCTTGGACGATCAGCGGCGTGTTGCCGACATTTCTGAGCGTTTCGGAAATCAGTCCTAGCGATGTTTATTTAAGTTTGATCGGGTTCGCGGTGTTCTATACTGCGTTGCTCGTCGTCGAATTGTTTTTGATGTTCAAATTCATTCGACTGGGACCGAGCAGCCTGCATACAGGTAAATATCATTTCGAAACGGCCGAAACCCCGGCAATCGCGCACTGA
- a CDS encoding IS1096 element passenger TnpR family protein produces MSNKNQHLSPEDAEIIKNQAFSDTLPGTLLKDFQALLDFIGSDGIEVTKTTQHIGMKYLFELNERMTRPVETELKRPQQKAFPNLHGLYLLLRVSGLARLVKDKNKTLLKLDPDVLASWQQLNAVERYFSLLFCWIVRGDEEILGESRSWNNQSFRRCLEVYQSTKPSGSKEHGSRGYMMALYFVSLHNVALMALFGFLIRTKFNPGGSLEGVELSDFGRALLAYFDTATELYMDENDYELSDGFYDFCAKDLMPLFPDWQNRLLIKEREVLTEGYSVIAVKVRDAVRKLAVPHDAVLHDFAMSILDAFNFDDDHLYEFVYKNELGKNETVMHPFSDDGDYWADDMTLGEMPIHEGMTFVFHYDFGDDWRFECQIESLIKEAGKYKEPKVIEKKGRAPKQYYY; encoded by the coding sequence ATGAGCAACAAAAACCAACATTTATCGCCCGAAGATGCCGAGATCATAAAAAATCAGGCGTTCAGTGATACCCTGCCGGGTACTTTGCTGAAAGATTTTCAGGCGCTGCTGGATTTCATTGGGAGCGATGGCATCGAAGTGACCAAAACAACCCAGCATATCGGCATGAAATACTTGTTTGAACTCAATGAGCGGATGACTCGGCCTGTTGAAACCGAACTGAAGCGGCCTCAACAAAAGGCGTTTCCCAATCTTCACGGGCTTTATTTGTTGCTGCGAGTGTCCGGTCTGGCGCGTTTGGTCAAGGATAAGAACAAAACACTGTTAAAACTCGATCCGGATGTATTGGCTTCCTGGCAGCAGCTCAATGCCGTGGAGCGTTATTTTTCGTTGTTGTTTTGTTGGATCGTACGCGGCGATGAGGAAATTCTTGGTGAGTCAAGAAGCTGGAACAATCAGAGTTTTCGCCGATGTTTGGAGGTTTATCAAAGCACGAAGCCTTCCGGCTCCAAGGAGCATGGCAGCCGGGGGTATATGATGGCTTTGTATTTCGTCAGCTTGCATAATGTCGCGCTGATGGCGTTATTCGGTTTCTTGATCCGCACGAAATTCAATCCCGGCGGATCGCTCGAGGGTGTCGAGTTATCGGATTTCGGCCGCGCCTTGCTAGCCTATTTTGACACGGCTACTGAGCTGTATATGGATGAAAACGATTATGAGTTGTCGGATGGTTTCTACGATTTTTGCGCGAAGGATTTGATGCCGCTGTTTCCGGATTGGCAAAACCGTTTATTGATAAAGGAGAGAGAGGTTTTGACGGAAGGTTATTCGGTGATCGCCGTTAAAGTGCGTGACGCGGTGCGAAAACTGGCGGTCCCTCACGATGCGGTTCTCCACGATTTTGCGATGAGCATTCTGGATGCATTCAACTTCGATGACGATCATTTGTACGAGTTCGTTTATAAAAACGAACTTGGGAAAAACGAGACGGTGATGCATCCTTTTTCCGATGACGGCGATTATTGGGCCGATGATATGACACTCGGAGAAATGCCGATACACGAAGGCATGACCTTTGTTTTTCATTACGACTTCGGCGACGACTGGCGGTTTGAGTGTCAAATCGAGTCGCTTATCAAGGAGGCAGGAAAATATAAGGAACCGAAAGTCATCGAAAAAAAGGGTAGAGCGCCGAAGCAGTATTACTATTAA
- a CDS encoding diguanylate cyclase domain-containing protein: MKTRFFIFFVLLWLGLNGISLLLQVYNAQDTAKKIAFSQGKLFFQHIVTMRHWNARHGGVYVTVTEDTPPNPYLDIPGRDIVTLDGRRLTLINPAYMTRQLAELEHDKSGIQFHITSLHPKRPENKADDWETNALLAFEEGDSVFMDIATLHDEPFYRYMEPLKITEDCLRCHQNYQIGDIRGGISVSIPKTKIIPYVENQLSHIYLLHTVIASLGVMLLIVFHYTERLTQKQLSRAKSKLHLAYIDSLTRLPNRRYYDQYVQKEWQRALRHQYPLSIIMLDIDYFKNYNDAEGHPAGDQCLIELAKVLKLFSKRSDDFVCRYGGEEFCVVTACNAEQSQSLAEKLRDAVEKRRLRHPNSPVSHYVTLSLGVATVVPNNTLSAARLLDFADKALYLAKQNGRNRVEQFDQKQIDDAEMATIAEI; this comes from the coding sequence ATGAAAACGAGGTTTTTTATTTTTTTTGTGTTGCTGTGGTTGGGACTTAACGGTATTTCGCTATTGCTTCAAGTCTATAATGCTCAAGATACCGCCAAAAAAATCGCTTTCTCGCAAGGCAAGCTGTTTTTTCAACACATCGTCACGATGCGGCATTGGAATGCCCGACACGGCGGCGTCTACGTAACGGTTACCGAAGATACTCCACCCAATCCTTACTTGGATATTCCCGGACGCGATATCGTTACTCTCGACGGGCGTCGGCTAACGTTGATCAACCCGGCTTATATGACGCGTCAACTGGCTGAACTGGAACACGACAAATCCGGGATTCAATTCCATATAACCAGCCTTCATCCGAAACGCCCGGAAAATAAAGCAGACGACTGGGAAACGAATGCGCTATTGGCATTTGAAGAAGGCGACTCCGTTTTTATGGATATCGCAACCTTGCATGACGAACCGTTTTACCGCTACATGGAACCTCTTAAAATTACCGAAGACTGTCTGCGTTGCCATCAAAATTATCAAATCGGCGACATCCGGGGCGGCATCAGCGTTAGCATCCCCAAGACCAAGATTATCCCTTATGTCGAAAACCAGTTAAGCCATATCTATTTGCTACATACCGTAATCGCTTCACTCGGCGTGATGTTGTTAATCGTTTTTCACTACACCGAGCGACTCACCCAAAAACAACTTAGTCGAGCAAAGTCCAAATTACACCTGGCTTACATCGATTCGTTGACCCGCTTGCCGAACCGGCGTTATTACGATCAGTATGTGCAAAAAGAATGGCAACGCGCATTGCGTCATCAATATCCCTTATCGATAATCATGCTCGATATCGATTATTTCAAGAATTACAACGATGCCGAGGGCCATCCTGCCGGCGACCAATGTCTGATTGAGTTAGCCAAAGTACTTAAATTATTTTCAAAGCGCTCGGACGATTTCGTTTGCCGTTACGGAGGTGAAGAGTTTTGCGTGGTTACGGCTTGTAATGCAGAGCAAAGCCAATCGTTGGCCGAGAAGCTGAGAGACGCCGTCGAAAAAAGACGATTAAGGCACCCGAATTCGCCCGTGTCTCATTATGTGACATTGAGTCTGGGAGTTGCCACGGTCGTTCCAAACAACACTCTAAGCGCAGCCCGTTTGCTCGATTTTGCCGACAAGGCGTTATATCTAGCTAAACAAAACGGCAGAAATCGCGTTGAACAATTCGATCAGAAACAAATCGACGATGCGGAAATGGCAACGATTGCCGAAATCTAG
- the cydP gene encoding cytochrome oxidase putative small subunit CydP, with product MKVSLTRQLAGVLAVKFLLLWGLWFAFFRPEPRPQDRSDLAARLYGERPSSDFSSSVGEK from the coding sequence ATGAAAGTCTCGTTGACGCGTCAATTGGCGGGCGTGCTTGCCGTCAAGTTTTTGTTACTGTGGGGACTGTGGTTCGCATTTTTCCGCCCCGAACCCCGCCCGCAAGACCGCTCCGATTTGGCGGCTCGTCTGTATGGCGAGCGCCCATCGTCCGATTTTTCTAGTTCCGTAGGGGAGAAATGA
- a CDS encoding RtcB family protein — protein MDLKQFIQRDETCWKIPAKGAMRVPAIIYADASLLQAMDQKVHEQICNVAALPGIVEAAYAMPDAHWGYGFPIGGVGAFDADQGGVISAGGVGFDISCGVRTLHTGLTMNDLQGVKKDLADELYRSVPAGVGSRGLIHLNHDEMRAMLTGGAQWAVDQGFGEARDLEFTEERGRVDGAEPRDVSPRARERQKDEMGTLGSGNHYLEVQRVVEIFDQEVAEAYRLKLDAIVISIHCGSRGLGHQIGTEFLKDMALAASQYHITLPDRELACAPLNSPLGKRYLGAMRAGINCALANRQIITHLTRQAMNEIFPGISIDLLYDVSHNTCKEERHIVAGSAQTVFVHRKGATRAFGPGHADLPTEYQSVGQPVLIGGSMGTSSYILCGTKQAEQRSFSSACHGAGRAMSRRQATKQWHGRALVDQLAEQGILIRSPSLRGVAEEAPAAYKDVSAVVDSADKAGLAKKVARLEPVICIKG, from the coding sequence ATGGACCTCAAACAATTCATTCAACGCGATGAAACTTGCTGGAAAATCCCGGCGAAAGGCGCGATGCGAGTGCCGGCAATTATTTATGCCGATGCCTCGCTGTTGCAAGCGATGGACCAGAAAGTCCATGAACAGATTTGCAATGTCGCGGCGCTACCGGGCATCGTCGAGGCGGCCTATGCGATGCCCGACGCGCATTGGGGCTACGGTTTTCCTATCGGCGGCGTCGGGGCGTTCGATGCGGACCAAGGCGGCGTGATTTCTGCCGGCGGCGTCGGCTTCGACATCTCCTGCGGCGTTCGCACATTGCATACAGGCCTGACGATGAACGACTTGCAAGGCGTCAAAAAAGACCTAGCCGACGAACTCTACCGCTCCGTGCCGGCCGGGGTCGGCAGCCGAGGCCTCATTCATTTGAATCACGACGAAATGCGCGCGATGCTGACCGGCGGCGCGCAATGGGCCGTCGATCAGGGCTTCGGCGAAGCACGCGATCTCGAATTCACCGAGGAACGCGGCCGCGTCGACGGCGCCGAACCGCGCGATGTATCGCCGCGCGCTCGCGAGCGGCAAAAAGACGAAATGGGCACACTCGGCTCCGGCAATCATTATCTTGAAGTACAGCGTGTCGTCGAAATTTTCGATCAGGAGGTCGCCGAAGCCTACCGGCTCAAGCTTGATGCGATCGTGATCAGCATTCATTGCGGTTCCCGGGGACTGGGGCATCAAATCGGCACCGAGTTCTTGAAAGATATGGCGCTCGCGGCGTCTCAATATCATATTACCCTGCCCGACCGCGAACTGGCCTGCGCGCCGCTGAATTCGCCGCTGGGCAAGCGCTATCTCGGCGCGATGCGTGCCGGCATCAATTGCGCGCTCGCGAACCGACAAATCATCACGCATTTGACGCGCCAAGCGATGAACGAAATTTTTCCGGGCATTTCAATCGACCTGCTCTACGACGTCTCGCATAATACCTGCAAAGAAGAACGCCATATCGTTGCCGGTTCGGCACAGACAGTCTTCGTCCATCGCAAAGGCGCGACGCGAGCCTTCGGCCCCGGCCATGCCGACTTGCCTACCGAATACCAATCTGTCGGCCAACCGGTCTTGATAGGCGGCTCGATGGGCACGAGTTCCTATATTTTGTGCGGCACCAAACAGGCAGAGCAACGCTCGTTCAGTTCTGCTTGCCACGGCGCGGGGCGGGCAATGAGTCGACGCCAGGCCACAAAACAGTGGCACGGACGGGCGTTGGTCGATCAATTGGCCGAACAAGGCATTCTGATTCGCAGCCCATCATTACGAGGCGTCGCCGAAGAGGCGCCGGCCGCTTACAAAGACGTCAGTGCGGTCGTCGACTCCGCCGATAAGGCTGGTCTTGCGAAAAAAGTCGCGCGCCTCGAGCCTGTCATTTGCATCAAGGGCTGA
- a CDS encoding 1-phosphofructokinase family hexose kinase — MAKLMTVTANTAIDLLLEVESFAFGETLSASRSAEFACGKGINVAKAIESQGSEVLCLGFAGARSVDAFHALQTERLTTDLTVVSGKTRTNITLHDSASGRETHIRTAGFSVTEDDCRRLCESVESHAEPGAIVIISGSLPPGAPNDFYRSLIKVCRERGVTTFLDASDSGLSLGIEAKPDAIKPNQQELEALLGKSLPDERSIAEAAKELVGQGIQRVYVSRGEHGCIAAYENMAVSAYLNTAPERIVSRVGCGDALVAGLAVAARQGLDAKTALRLGVACGSANLFSPEPGRFEPTRVNEIISRIVVEDILTSV, encoded by the coding sequence ATGGCGAAACTCATGACCGTGACCGCCAATACGGCGATCGATTTATTGCTCGAAGTCGAAAGTTTTGCGTTTGGCGAAACGCTGTCGGCCAGTCGTAGCGCCGAATTCGCCTGCGGAAAAGGCATCAATGTCGCGAAGGCTATCGAGTCGCAGGGTAGTGAGGTTTTATGTCTGGGCTTTGCGGGAGCCCGGTCGGTCGACGCGTTTCATGCCTTGCAAACCGAGCGGCTCACAACCGATTTGACAGTGGTCTCCGGCAAGACGCGCACCAACATTACGCTGCATGATTCGGCGAGCGGCCGGGAAACCCATATACGAACCGCAGGGTTTAGCGTTACGGAAGACGATTGCCGCCGCTTATGCGAAAGCGTCGAATCTCATGCCGAGCCCGGCGCTATCGTGATCATTTCCGGCAGTCTGCCGCCCGGAGCGCCAAACGATTTCTATCGTAGCCTCATCAAGGTCTGTCGCGAGCGCGGGGTGACGACGTTTTTGGATGCCAGCGACTCCGGCTTGAGTCTCGGCATCGAAGCCAAGCCTGATGCGATCAAACCGAATCAACAAGAGCTCGAAGCCTTGCTCGGTAAGTCCTTGCCGGACGAACGCAGTATCGCCGAAGCTGCCAAGGAACTGGTCGGTCAAGGCATTCAACGGGTCTATGTCTCAAGGGGCGAGCACGGCTGCATTGCCGCCTACGAGAACATGGCGGTATCGGCTTATCTGAATACAGCGCCGGAACGAATCGTCAGTCGCGTCGGCTGCGGCGATGCGCTGGTGGCAGGTCTAGCGGTCGCGGCGCGGCAAGGTCTGGATGCTAAGACCGCGTTGAGACTGGGCGTGGCTTGCGGTTCGGCGAATCTGTTTTCGCCGGAGCCGGGCCGGTTTGAACCGACCCGTGTCAATGAGATTATTTCACGTATCGTGGTTGAGGATATCCTGACTTCTGTCTGA
- a CDS encoding DUF72 domain-containing protein produces MVCLAAGRKTVGHTLAIASAVKKDLDQLYGFVEASKQSAKTIAEYLQQGRTVHVCFNNDAECAAPFNALTLQALLQHRSWIYTFRT; encoded by the coding sequence ATGGTATGCCTTGCCGCTGGCCGAAAAACTGTCGGCCATACTTTGGCAATTGCCTCAGCCGTTAAAAAAGACCTCGACCAATTGTACGGTTTTGTTGAGGCATCGAAACAATCGGCGAAAACGATTGCCGAATACTTACAACAAGGCCGAACCGTACACGTTTGTTTCAACAATGATGCCGAGTGCGCCGCGCCATTCAATGCATTGACTCTGCAAGCTCTATTGCAGCATCGGTCCTGGATTTATACCTTTCGCACTTAA
- a CDS encoding archease, translating to MNDNAQIPHWEHFEHKADIGIRGIAPTLAAAFEQAALAMTSVICDPDLILEHQSVEVSCQADDIEFLFLDWINELIYLMAVKGFLFKRFQVEINGNFLIATASGEPADPAKHQPAVEIKGATLTELAVRQTEDGLWLAQCVVDV from the coding sequence GTGAACGATAACGCTCAGATTCCTCATTGGGAACACTTCGAACATAAAGCCGATATCGGTATTCGCGGTATTGCGCCTACGCTCGCCGCAGCTTTCGAGCAGGCCGCGCTGGCGATGACCTCGGTCATCTGCGATCCCGACTTGATTCTAGAACATCAATCGGTCGAAGTATCCTGTCAAGCGGACGATATCGAATTCTTATTTCTGGATTGGATCAATGAATTGATTTATCTGATGGCTGTCAAAGGCTTTTTGTTCAAGCGGTTTCAGGTCGAGATCAATGGCAACTTTTTAATTGCGACGGCTTCCGGCGAACCGGCCGATCCCGCCAAACACCAACCCGCCGTCGAAATCAAGGGCGCGACCTTGACCGAACTTGCCGTGCGCCAAACCGAAGACGGGCTTTGGCTGGCTCAGTGCGTGGTGGATGTATGA
- a CDS encoding beta-ketoacyl-ACP synthase: protein MKRVVVTGMAAITPIGNDWATVADNLKAQNTGIRRMDDWDKYNGLNTRLGGPVDFTRPAHYSRKQVRGMGRVAMLATYATELALQDAGLLNDPVLKSGRTGVSYGSSSGSFDGLIDFTKMLLNFDKGGLNATSYIRMMGHTCPVNISLHFGVNGRIIPTSSACTSSSQGIGYAYEAIKHGQQTVMIAGGSDELSASQAAVFDTLFATSLRNDEPDKSPRPFDRDRDGLVIGEGGGTFILEEREHALSRGATIHAEIVGFGTNCDGLHVTQPDSTSMQVAMQLALQDSGLDPAAIGYVSAHGTATELGDIAESHATAAVLGSKIPISSMKSYTGHTLGACGSIEAWAAVRMMNEGWFHPTANLDAVDPKCAELDYIQGAVRKLECDYLMSNNFAFGGINTSLIFKRV from the coding sequence ATGAAACGCGTCGTGGTAACGGGCATGGCCGCGATCACGCCTATCGGCAACGATTGGGCGACGGTCGCGGATAATCTGAAAGCGCAAAACACCGGCATTCGCCGGATGGACGATTGGGATAAATACAACGGCTTGAATACCCGGCTCGGCGGGCCGGTCGATTTCACGCGGCCCGCGCATTATTCGCGCAAGCAAGTACGGGGCATGGGCCGGGTCGCGATGCTGGCGACCTATGCCACCGAATTGGCCTTGCAGGATGCCGGATTGCTGAATGACCCGGTTTTGAAAAGCGGCCGTACCGGGGTCTCTTACGGCAGTTCGTCCGGTAGTTTCGACGGCTTGATCGACTTTACCAAGATGCTGCTGAATTTCGACAAGGGCGGCTTGAACGCGACATCCTATATCCGCATGATGGGGCATACCTGCCCGGTCAATATCAGTCTGCATTTCGGCGTCAACGGCCGCATTATTCCGACCTCGAGCGCTTGTACATCGAGCAGTCAGGGCATCGGTTATGCCTACGAAGCGATCAAACACGGCCAACAAACCGTGATGATCGCAGGCGGCAGCGACGAATTGTCCGCCTCGCAAGCGGCGGTGTTCGACACCTTGTTCGCGACCAGTCTGCGCAACGACGAACCGGATAAATCGCCGCGTCCGTTCGACCGGGACCGCGACGGCCTGGTCATCGGCGAAGGCGGCGGCACCTTCATTCTGGAAGAGCGCGAACATGCCTTGAGCCGCGGGGCGACGATTCATGCCGAGATCGTCGGTTTCGGCACCAATTGCGACGGTCTGCATGTCACGCAACCGGACAGCACGAGCATGCAGGTCGCAATGCAATTGGCGCTGCAAGACTCGGGTCTGGATCCTGCGGCAATCGGTTATGTCAGCGCACACGGCACCGCGACCGAGTTGGGTGACATCGCCGAAAGTCATGCTACGGCAGCCGTATTGGGCAGCAAGATTCCGATCAGCTCAATGAAAAGTTATACCGGCCATACGCTCGGCGCTTGCGGCTCGATCGAAGCCTGGGCGGCGGTCCGGATGATGAACGAAGGTTGGTTCCATCCGACCGCGAATCTGGATGCTGTCGACCCCAAATGCGCGGAGCTCGATTATATTCAAGGAGCTGTGCGTAAGCTGGAATGCGATTATTTGATGAGTAATAATTTCGCCTTCGGCGGCATCAATACCTCATTAATTTTCAAGCGGGTTTGA
- a CDS encoding NAD(P)/FAD-dependent oxidoreductase, whose product MSTTTQHHRIVVAGSGPGGLSIAARVAAQGLEVALIEPSSRHVYQPFWTLAGAGIVDHELSVRPMADMIPSAVKWLKTSVTGFQPELNQLQTEDGQTLSYDFLVVALGLQIDWHKIPGLPERLGQQGVCSIYDFSGSEQTWELIRNFKGGHAIFTFPPPPIKCAGAPQKILYLAEEYFRKANVRDKTRVSYFCATPTIFSVKKYADALIRQCVKPRDIATHFNMRLKSVDAENRQALFENSESGEEQRIDYDLLHVVPPMSAPDVIENSSLANAEGWVDVDKATLRHKHFDNVFAIGDCAGLPTSKTAAAIRAQSPVLAANLLAAVNGQAPVATYDGYTACPLVTGYGKAILAEFDYELQPQETFPFDQSKESLLLYLLKRFVLPQLYWRALIKGRKWPWSKVGT is encoded by the coding sequence ATGAGCACAACAACGCAACATCACCGTATTGTCGTTGCCGGAAGCGGCCCCGGCGGATTGTCGATCGCGGCGCGGGTGGCTGCGCAAGGCCTTGAGGTCGCATTGATCGAGCCGTCCTCTAGGCACGTTTATCAACCCTTCTGGACCTTAGCAGGGGCCGGCATCGTCGATCACGAATTATCGGTTAGGCCAATGGCGGATATGATTCCATCCGCGGTCAAATGGCTAAAGACCTCTGTCACGGGATTTCAGCCGGAACTTAATCAATTACAAACCGAAGACGGGCAGACGCTCTCTTACGATTTCCTGGTTGTCGCGCTGGGACTTCAGATCGATTGGCATAAAATTCCGGGGTTGCCCGAACGCCTGGGGCAACAGGGCGTCTGCAGCATCTACGATTTTTCAGGCTCCGAGCAGACCTGGGAGTTGATCCGAAATTTCAAGGGCGGCCACGCCATATTCACGTTTCCACCGCCGCCGATCAAATGCGCCGGCGCACCTCAGAAGATCCTGTATTTGGCCGAGGAATATTTCCGCAAGGCCAATGTTCGAGATAAAACCCGAGTCAGTTATTTTTGCGCGACACCGACGATCTTCAGCGTCAAAAAATATGCCGATGCGTTGATTCGTCAATGCGTCAAGCCCCGTGATATCGCCACCCATTTCAATATGCGCCTGAAATCGGTCGATGCCGAAAATCGCCAGGCGCTGTTCGAAAATAGCGAAAGCGGCGAGGAACAGCGGATCGATTACGATTTGTTGCATGTCGTACCGCCGATGAGCGCACCCGATGTGATCGAGAACAGCTCGTTGGCGAATGCCGAGGGCTGGGTCGACGTCGATAAAGCCACGTTGCGGCACAAGCATTTCGATAATGTATTTGCGATCGGCGATTGCGCGGGGCTGCCGACTTCAAAAACCGCCGCGGCGATTCGCGCGCAATCGCCGGTGCTGGCCGCGAACTTGCTGGCAGCCGTTAACGGACAAGCGCCGGTGGCGACTTACGACGGCTACACGGCTTGTCCGTTGGTGACCGGCTACGGCAAGGCAATTCTGGCCGAATTCGATTATGAATTACAACCTCAGGAAACCTTTCCGTTCGATCAAAGTAAGGAAAGCCTACTGCTGTATTTGTTGAAACGCTTCGTGTTGCCGCAGTTGTATTGGCGGGCTTTGATCAAGGGGCGCAAGTGGCCCTGGTCGAAAGTCGGCACTTAG